The genome window ATGGAGTCCTGAATCACTGAAGGAGTGCAGGGTGTTCCTGAAAAAGATCAATTCCCCAGACAACGAACTGACTGCTGAAGAATGTAATATTTGCACAGTGGAGCCCTGCAATGTCTTGCCCTCTAGGTACAGCACAACGGCTGAGCACAAGGAGCTGGAGAGTGCAGACGCAGCAAAAGGGGGGAGGGCGAGGTGCCCCTCCAGTGAGCTGAAGTCACACTCATTCCAAAAAGAGTCGCAGATGTCAGACAGAGGAGTGAGAAGCGGCAAACACAAAAGTCTCAGTGCAAGTGCGTCACCACCTGCTAAAGCGGCACGACAATCCAGAAGCAGCAGGGGATTATCTGCAGCCAAGTGGGGTGACTTTGTGCTGGGTAATTACCTCTCTAAAACACTAATACAAGCTAATAGGGCACTGAATGGAAAGAGGGCTTGAGGTTAAGCAATGTTGTAAACCTATGATAAATTGTGTGTCTAGCAGTACTTGATATACTGCTTACTACAGTGGTTCCCAAATGAATAATGTTAGGTGCCCCCTTTGACAATTAGAGCAAACACCACAGTGCTTGCAAGATTGAGACACTCAGTAAGCACCCAATGCCCATCACACTTTTGAAAACATTGTTTatccatttaattaaacaactTAAATATTAGCagttaaacattttatttaagTTTTGCTCTGAGCTTAAAACTGATCAAACCTGGCAGGATCAAATTGTTTTACGATTGGCTATAACTCATTCTTGAATCGGATCACATTGCATGTCTTGAATTAATAACTGCTAGTTATTCCTTTTAACTTACAGGCTAAACAGCTGGTCCTGGCAGTTTTATAGAAGTACAAAGTAGGTATACACTCATCACCTAATAGGTCAATGGCAGGCTACTATGCTGTAAGAGCACTGCCATACATAATCATAAGAGTAGTTGGTTATTTTCATCATCCCCAAACCAGACCCCTCCACCCCTACCCACACTTTGGTAACCACTGGCTAACTAACTTTAGCCTGTAGAAAATAATCCATAAAAACCTGTTATAAATGACAAATGGAGGAAATGTTATATGTATACAAGTGAACTCAAGGGAATATAGAGATTCCTTACAAACACTAACATGTTTGATTGTTTTTCAGGGAGGGCCAAGTGAGAGGGAATCCCCATGGCTGTAAACCAGGTGCCTTCAGTAGTACTCACATGATGGTGAGCAGTAGGACACAGAACCTCAGAAAGCAAAATGTAGCATAACTTTTAAGTTGAAATATATCATGGTTGCACTATTTATATGTTTCATTGACCAGTTTCTTGTTTTTAAGTGTCCCTTTCTTTGTTCCAATTCTTTATTGCATTTTAGGTGTATGTATGTTTCATCTTAATTTTACAAGTAGCAACCCTCTCCTAGTAAATGGAAGATGGAAAATCAAGTTCACTTTTACTTGTATTTCATCACGCACAGTGAAAGTAGcaaatgaatgtaaatgagCTCTGCTCAAGGTTGTCATTGTGCTGGGAATAATTAGGAGCATGTCCATCAGTCTCAGAAACACCACATGCCAATGAGATACTTTCCCTGGGCTTGGAAATGATTAAATATGTATATTATCTAGTTTGTCTGGCCTTTTCCGACCATTATGGAGCTGTTCGTAAAGGCTGTCACAGAGCATGCCCCTAAATAACAGTGATATTCATCCacgaaaatgtagcctattagtTGTGATCAAACCATCCCAAGTGTAGTATTTTTCCTCAGTGCAATTCTTTCACCCTTTTTGTTTCAAATTCAATACTTGTGACTTTATGTAATTCTAAAACCCCATACTTAAGACATGGAATGCCAATCATATGTTCTCAAATATAAAGCTTTATGTATGTAAAGTCTATGTACCTCCTTGTTGCTGTAAGAGTTGCCTACCTCTTGATTAAATCCACTGTAAAGTTCTTCACCCCGTGTAGGTTGATAGCTTCAGATCCTGTGTTAACTGGCACACATTTGTGGTAGAGATATGGTAAAACACCTtgtaaaaaaaacctttttcccTATGCTGGTGTAATCTGAGGAACTATGTTAACCATAATTACCTAACTAGTCTCATTTAGTCTGTGATGGTGCTTGTTCTCACTCACTGTCTCAAAGGTGCtctgaacatttttttttttaagaagggGGACAATTTTTGTCATACGGTTAATTCTAACTATACTACAGCTGTACATGACTACAGCAGGTTCATCAAATATTTGCATTAAGTTGTCCAGGCCTTACTGCCACGAAGCGGGCATGCAGATGTTTTCACAGAGCTAGATAATGTCAAGGCTTAAATGTTCATTAAACATCAACTTTATCAACATAGTTAACACCAGTTTCCTGatccttttgttttgttcttttccATAATGTTTCAAATTTATGTTACAGCTTCACAATCTGAAAACCAGTGTGTGATATAAATGTCTGAGGTTAGGGTTACCTCTGGTGTTACACTGAATTTTGTCAGTAATGCTCTTTAAAAGGGATGCATTAAGTGTTTTTGTCTTCTGTCAAATGTTCCCAAGTAAAGCCACTTTATTGTTTATACATTACATCTTGAAGTTTCTGGACTCCACTGTATGACAGTGTGAATGTGTCTTCACCGACACATGAACAGGTACCATGAGGTGCCACAGCACACCTCCACTGTCCACTGAGGTGATCCTTCAGGGTGCATGCTCTGGAACTACTGTCAGTCTGTGCATTACGGTTACGCATTAATTTAGCCCATTTACTCTTGAGATTGATATGGTTAGAATTCAGCTGTTGAAGTTGGATATCTTGGTGCTACATGGTGTATATAGCTGCAGACTTGTATTTTCTATATTAAGTGTTTTTATACTGACCTTGAAGTGATCTAAATGAAAACACTGTCATTAGGATAATAAATCATTCTTTTGAAGCTTGTGTTGAATTTATTTATTAACCAAATAAACATGGTTTAGAATTTAAACGTTTAATACACTGTATAGGGTTATTTGTGTGATATTAAAGGTTGTAGAAATTGTAAAGATATTTTTTTGTAAAGTAGGGCTCATTCTTCCTGCCAAAGAGCATTGTAACACCAAGACCACCTGACCAGTACAGTATGAAGCAAGTGCTAACAGGAAAAAGGTTATGTAAATGGGCTTGAAACCCAAGTTGTTAAACCTCACAGACAATATAGCTACGGAGTCTAACCAGAATCGGTCATCTATGACCCATTTGCTTCTTGGTCCAAGAGGGTGGCCAAGTCTTGCTTAGTCTTGTCTGCTactgcagcagcagccgccGCCTTCCCCCGACGGGTTGGTCTTTGAACCACAGGTGTGTCAGGGATATTTTCCCCATCACTGCAGAGGAACAAAGGAGATCCCAAAGGCTCTTAAGTCTGAACACATGACTAACACTGCACCTGACATCATAGACATGCAGACAAGGGAACACACAGCCAGCACAGCATGAACAGTTTCTTTGATGCAAGTGGTCCAGAACCCACCTTTCCTCTGAGGACTCCCGTGCTTTGCTGCCTTTCCTGGCCTTGGCAACTGCAGTTTTCTTCTGACCTCCTGTAAGAGAGTGTGAAGTTATCAGGCAATGATTATCACAGCACTCAAATGAAGagttattgaaaaaaaaaaaaaaaaaaaaaaaaaaaatcacaaaccTCTCCTCGGCCTCTTGACACCGATATCTTCAACATctgcacataaaaaaaatacgAAGTAGTTAAGCCAAAGTTTTTTAACGTGTTGTGAATGCTTCAGTATGTCAGCATGCGGAGGCGGTCTAATCCACTGACCCCCTGCGTTCTCATCGAGAGCCTGCAGCGTGGTGTCCTGAGTTTTAGGATCCTTCTTCTGGTTACATTTCAGTCGACTGGTAATCTTCTCCAGCGCCCGAAGGCAGATCTTATCCTTTACCTCCTGCGAACGACCAAAGAACCCGGAGGGGATTGATGAATGAACAATCAAAGCTGTTATATTCAGCtgctcatttaaaatgtaccaTCTATTCTTTTACAAACAGTCAGTATATGGCTTATTCATACAGTACTTTCAGATACATGTACTGACTGCATCAGATAGACTAAACTCTTTTGTTATGAGATTTAGCTAGCTGGTTAATAAAGTGCACTGCCATATCTTCTTTAGGGTTAGGCGATCAGCAGGATGTTTGAAGGATTCTTTGAAAACCTGAAAAGGCACATCATATGTTCTTTGTCCGCTCTGCATTCGCTCATGCCAACCTCTTGGATCTCCTGGAGGAGCAGCAACAGGTCTTTGGTGAGTGGGCCGTCCTCTGTGCTCagttgcaggcagctcaggcTCTTTGTGTAGAGGCGGACCTCCGGGGCCCGCGGGTCCCTCAGGATCTCATTACACAGACGCACTGCCAGGCTATCGTGAACTGACAATCCCTGAGAAGACAGGAGGAATGTAAAGAGAATAGAGGAAGAGCAAAAAAAAGCACGAGAGAACAAACAGAAATGCACATTACAGCATAATCGTCTTTTAAAGAGAGTGGGTAAAGCGCAATAAATGGGCTACATTTTTCAGCATTGCTATGTTGTATGCAGTTTTGAGGTCCAACCATCCAATGGCAATGCTACAGAACCTAATCTAAATCTAAGATTGTGCACATATATTTAAAGGTGATTAAAGATGCTTGAGCAAGACACATAATTCATAATTTCTTTAAAGTACCAACTTAACAAAACAGTAATGGGTCGGTAATGGTATGTTCAGGAAGATACACATTTGCAAAAAGTCGCTCAGCAGTCTTGCCACACAAGGTGCACTATTGATTTGGTCTCAATATTGATCTAAGTTGGTCACATATCTGCAGGCAGTCCTAGCGCCTCACCTGCAGGGCCACGTCTTTGTTTGGCCTGATGAGGACGCTGGAGCGGGTCAGCTCGGTCAGGAGCTCGGCTACATTGGAGACGTCCACCTCGGCCAGCGGAGAGGTGGCTGGTGCCTGGGTCAGCGTCCGGATGGTGGGCAGGAAGCTCTCCTCTATACACTCCTGGTGAGCTCTGAGTGGGTTAAACATACAACTCAGTATGCCagccaaacatgcacacaaggcTGATAGCATTCAAAGGAATATACAGATGAAGGCTAATTATTTGTCTTCAGCATTTATTTTTAAGATTTTAAATCATgcacaaaagaaaaaacaatatcaAGTTAATGAGATTGATGGCAGTTCTGAATACACCTCTGAAAATTGTGTACAGTGTACTGTACCTGCTCTCTCTGGCGTACAGCTGCAGGAAGACGCCCAGGCAGTGGCGCAGCTTGGTGTCGTCCTCTGTGACCGGGTTGTACCACAGCAGCACTAGGCGCGACAGCAGTTTGGGACTGCTGATTCGGCCACAGTACATCAGCTTAGCCAAGCCCTCAGCCACCTCAGTGCGCAACTCTACCACCTGAAACAGACAGATACAGAAAATGATCCGCACCCGCCTTAAAATTACACAGCCATCAAAtgtagctgcaagcagcaatgaggggtctAGGCAGGTCAGCCGGGCGTGGTCGCTATAGCAACAACTGTCTGTAGGCACTCACAACACGTTTCATGATAATTGGCCACATATGGGCTGAGGCGAGTTCACCTCCTACTTGCTTGCTTTGCTTTTCGGCTATAGTGGACAAGCGGTTTTGAGGGGAATTCTTTTTTAAAGATATCTGTAAAAAATAAGAGAGATCATCTGGTGAAGGTGGGACAAATTTGGGGATTGTGTCCACTGTCCACGTACCAAGTCTAATGTCAATAGaaatgttgctgacatatgaCTTCACTTTCCGTTTGCCGCCAGATTAACAACTTCAAAGATCAATATGATAACTTTTGTGGGGTGTGCTACATTACATAAGACTTCATTTGTGGGCAGTAAGGTAGCGGTCATATAGGAGTTGTCAATTGTTTTTGTATTCCCCATAAATTTTCGGTCAACGATTCCAGGGTCACCGAAAtaccagggaacatgaaacttggtaagtatgtagccccactagacttttatgaAAACTCTCACTCAGACAGtagcacaaacacagatacaccccccgccccccccagaCACaaacgaaaacacacacacacacacacacacacacacacacccacgcagaagcacacatacatacagaagcaaacacacacttgacaTTTCTGGAATATTTTGTAATATCACAGTTTTGCTGGTAAAAAGGTGATACCTCACTGTCCAGGAAGTCTGTGAGCATCATAAGGATGCTCTGGACGGTGCTCTGGCCATCCTCCGACTCCACCTCTTCAGCTGGGCGGTTAGACTGCGAATCACTATCGTTGAGTGCATCCGTGTTCTGAGTAGGCTTGGCCGCAGGGCTCTGGCCGACTATGTCCAAGCCGTTGAGGAGCAGCTGGTCAATCAGAGCCTTCACAGCACTTATCCTGATCTTGGGCTCGTCCAGCTGACTGATCTGGAGGGAAGAGAGTTTCAGTCGCTCAGTGATGACAGCAGCAGCCCGAAAGATATACAAACCCACAGAGCTTACAGTATTAGAGCAGTTAGGCGTCTGGATACATGTGTAGCACAGACCTCATTTAAGTCAGTTTGCACGTGTGCACATTTTTTCGCAAATGCCGTGTGTCATGTGtaaattgtatgtgtgtgtgtgtgtaagtattgtACCTGCAGTAAGAGCACCAGGTGCCTGTTGGCCAGGTCTTTGCTGTGGAGAGCACATGTGCCCAGACACACCACAGCCATGTTCCTCACCGCTGTGTTTGGATTGGCAATACCTGGCAGAACCTgaggagagaaacacacaagccTGATTATTCAATCTGTATCAGGATATTCaatttgccgtgtgtgtgtgcgcgtgcgtgcgtgtacacACACCAGGGACTCTATTAGGGCATTGATGGAAGGGCGGATGCTTTTCTTGATGTTCATCTGCTTCATGAGCTCCACACACATGGTCAGACATTTGAGCAGGGTCTCAGGATCACTCTGATGACACAGAAGAGGGAAAACACAGTCAGACTTTACAAGTCAAACACAGAGCACATGAGCTACTCCATTTCATTTACCCATTAATTACAGTTAGCAATGTATTGTGTCTGAACCAACATTCTTTGTGTTACACACATGTATTTGAGCAGTGTGCCTGTTCAATAATACCAATGATCTTGTTAAATGGATGAAATATTACCTCTGGAGTAAAATTACCTGAACAAAACTGTTTTCACCATATAGTAAGGACTGGGCCCATGCGGCTGTGCTGTCTGAAAGTGAGGACTAATGCAAGACATATGCCTTTCTGTTATATTCACACACGTCATACCATCCTGCCTCAGCAGTTCCCATTCAGAGCTGACATACTTCCAACTTGACACTAGAAATCAAACCAGCTGACGCAAAAGCACCTCATGGATTTTACATTCCCAGCACTGCACCAGCTGCATGATTTCCCTCAGTGCGCTATGGAGCAGCTAATCAGAGGCAGAGGCCAAGGCGGCACAAGATCAGAGGCGAACACTACTGTTAGCTGCAGCGGCGCTTACCTGCAGGTCAGAGCGTGGCTGAGCATTCATTAGGAAAGAGCAGAGTCAGGCGTGGAGCAGTGCACCCCAGGCAGTGGAGATCAGCACAGCCTCCAGGCGCACACAGAAGCACTCAAAGGCTAGAATTAGGGCTTTGTAAGAATGATGGTTGGTAGTGCTAAAGACGCTTCTAATTTCAATGCACGCCCCCAACCCCCCGTTTCAATTTCTTAGCAAAAAAGCTCAGAAAACCTCAGCAGCAACTCAAGCTCAGTAATGGACAAAAAAATGCCAGTGGAGTGGTGTTATTGAAAGATGCACAGCAGGCTTTGACAGGGTGGGATAAGCAGGGCCTTGACTTGTACCTTCTCCACGCGGACTTCCTTCTCCTTGCTGTCGGGCTGGGCAGCCTCCGCCACTAGCTGAGCCCTGCGGGTCTCCAGCTCAGAGATGCGGTCCTTGAGTTCAGCAGCGTGGCTAAAGTCCTGGGCACTGATGCAGTCCTCTAGGGCCTGCTTGGCCTCCATGATGTGGACCTTCACCTCTGCCAGCTAGACAACAAGAGAGGGGGTGAAGGGGCAGGAGTGAGTTTGAGGGCAGAAATTGTGGACAAGACCACAATAAAATGGAAACAAGATGGTGTGGTGATGAAAATTAGTGCAAAGACATCATTACTGATTTGATATTCAAATAATCATCaaatcaagtttatttatatagcgcatttcatacacagaggtcattcaatgtgctttacataaacaaaactaaACAGTAATAGCAGATAGAAGCATAGACGGGCAACAGTCAAAGAAAAAGTaatcataattaaaaaaaaaaaaaaaaaaaggtaaaataatttaaatatattgatgatcaattatttatttgataCTGATAGCTATGTGATCAAGAATAATTAGCAATTACAATTATAAACAATAATATAAAAGGTGAAATTACATTTCATCATTATAGCAGTGGGGTCTATGGCATATTGATTTCATACCTTGACTTGTTTCTTCCGGTTTTCATTCTCATCAATGGGTTCGTTGACATGTACTATGGGTTCACGCACCTCAGATATAATCTCAGCAATCTGGTGCAGATTAAGTTGGGGTTCAAGTGACGGTTAGTAAATGCAGTAAATGCCTTCATGCAGCAACAGAAACCTAAGCAACTATGGCCACTCAGGACAGAACGTAGGAAAGGAGCAGGCAACTCACCATCTCTATGCGCCGGTCATCGTCTTTCAGCACGTTCATGAGTTTCTCCACCAGCAGGGAGATCAGAGAGATGGGTGTGTTGGGCAGTACCAACATCTCCTGC of Alosa sapidissima isolate fAloSap1 chromosome 1, fAloSap1.pri, whole genome shotgun sequence contains these proteins:
- the ncapg gene encoding condensin complex subunit 3 isoform X2 — translated: MTADNDIEIKEAFQRAQKAHNNKAKLAASLKSRYNKLEDKTAFHEEFIHYLKYAMIVYKREPAVENVIDFATKFATSFETTISEGQEEEEEEEENPFLNFLFTFLLESHNANSHAVRFRVCQLINKLLGSMSENALIDDDLFDRIHETMLIRVTDKFPNIRIQAALAMARLQEPQNPDCPTMKAYMLILENDSNPEVRRAVLSCIAPSTISLPKILKRTRDVKEKVRKLAYEVLAEKVHMRALTIAQRVSLLQQGLHDSSECVKEVVKCNLLPAWLRLLDGKVLDLLHRLDVENCAEIAFEVLHALFSRAESLEELLQGGVSLDGRKLIPVDALTCENVLYWRALCEFVKQKGDQGEEILEQLVPEAVIFAEYLYGYLKRIPILGEEQMADDTQLEMVLTREFIGKQLILLVGCLDTAEEGGRKRVLAVLQEMLVLPNTPISLISLLVEKLMNVLKDDDRRIEMIAEIISEVREPIVHVNEPIDENENRKKQVKLAEVKVHIMEAKQALEDCISAQDFSHAAELKDRISELETRRAQLVAEAAQPDSKEKEVRVEKSDPETLLKCLTMCVELMKQMNIKKSIRPSINALIESLVLPGIANPNTAVRNMAVVCLGTCALHSKDLANRHLVLLLQISQLDEPKIRISAVKALIDQLLLNGLDIVGQSPAAKPTQNTDALNDSDSQSNRPAEEVESEDGQSTVQSILMMLTDFLDSEVVELRTEVAEGLAKLMYCGRISSPKLLSRLVLLWYNPVTEDDTKLRHCLGVFLQLYARESRAHQECIEESFLPTIRTLTQAPATSPLAEVDVSNVAELLTELTRSSVLIRPNKDVALQGLSVHDSLAVRLCNEILRDPRAPEVRLYTKSLSCLQLSTEDGPLTKDLLLLLQEIQEEVKDKICLRALEKITSRLKCNQKKDPKTQDTTLQALDENAGDVEDIGVKRPRRGGQKKTAVAKARKGSKARESSEESDGENIPDTPVVQRPTRRGKAAAAAAVADKTKQDLATLLDQEANGS
- the ncapg gene encoding condensin complex subunit 3 isoform X1, whose product is MTADNDIEIKEAFQRAQKAHNNKAKLAASLKSRYNKLEDKTAFHEEFIHYLKYAMIVYKREPAVENVIDFATKFATSFETTISEGQEEEEEEEENPFLNFLFTFLLESHNANSHAVRFRVCQLINKLLGSMSENALIDDDLFDRIHETMLIRVTDKFPNIRIQAALAMARLQEPQNPDCPTMKAYMLILENDSNPEVRRAVLSCIAPSTISLPKILKRTRDVKEKVRKLAYEVLAEKVHMRALTIAQRVSLLQQGLHDSSECVKEVVKCNLLPAWLRLLDGKVLDLLHRLDVENCAEIAFEVLHALFSRAESLEELLQGGVSLDGRKLIPVDALTCENVLYWRALCEFVKQKGDQGEEILEQLVPEAVIFAEYLYGYLKRIPILGEEQMADDTQLEMVLTREFIGKQLILLVGCLDTAEEGGRKRVLAVLQEMLVLPNTPISLISLLVEKLMNVLKDDDRRIEMIAEIISEVREPIVHVNEPIDENENRKKQVKLAEVKVHIMEAKQALEDCISAQDFSHAAELKDRISELETRRAQLVAEAAQPDSKEKEVRVEKSSLSDSTAAWAQSLLYGENSFVQSDPETLLKCLTMCVELMKQMNIKKSIRPSINALIESLVLPGIANPNTAVRNMAVVCLGTCALHSKDLANRHLVLLLQISQLDEPKIRISAVKALIDQLLLNGLDIVGQSPAAKPTQNTDALNDSDSQSNRPAEEVESEDGQSTVQSILMMLTDFLDSEVVELRTEVAEGLAKLMYCGRISSPKLLSRLVLLWYNPVTEDDTKLRHCLGVFLQLYARESRAHQECIEESFLPTIRTLTQAPATSPLAEVDVSNVAELLTELTRSSVLIRPNKDVALQGLSVHDSLAVRLCNEILRDPRAPEVRLYTKSLSCLQLSTEDGPLTKDLLLLLQEIQEEVKDKICLRALEKITSRLKCNQKKDPKTQDTTLQALDENAGDVEDIGVKRPRRGGQKKTAVAKARKGSKARESSEESDGENIPDTPVVQRPTRRGKAAAAAAVADKTKQDLATLLDQEANGS